A region from the Euwallacea similis isolate ESF13 chromosome 23, ESF131.1, whole genome shotgun sequence genome encodes:
- the LOC136416476 gene encoding E3 ubiquitin-protein ligase FANCL-like isoform X1 — protein sequence MERSLDWILKYPHMRVREKEHEHECFFIHGKMVINNTDVTISLLQTTNIEGEYQYILQNVPKASKTTIANIRNDLSSLKFKNTVEVLDRIQDILEADASKKKPENYSYIYRTVLQEYSELTKFFFNFNSHKLSYDLSSINVDVKDSKLRIHSIGIKINYDEATEIFQLANFDLPEEEAIHNSNNLVALFEKCIARIELLQPFFDLMEDFDRNTSILDPDKPRKCDAYRRIWLGENISVIITVDPFNMFQRPDIRFLGPEKSIEPYNTNFNNNFANWGLTENIFQAILDLLGIQAFPKREITKSTTSLLVEHGECNICFSLRLDDKLPDIICENSCCAQFYHGKCLYEWLVSLNAKRTFNNVSGNCLNCEKIISCPILD from the exons ATGGAACGTTCCTTGGATTGGATACTAAAATATCCTCACATGAGAGTCAGAGAAAAGGAACACGAAcatgaatgtttttttatccACGGAAAAATGGTAATAAAC AACACTGACGTCACCATATCCCTTCTACAAACCACTAATATCGAAGGAGAATATCAGTATATCCTGCAAAACGTCCCCAAAGCATCCAAAACTACAATAGCAAACATTAGAAATGATCTCAGTAGcttgaaattcaaaaacacagtGGAAGTTTTAGATCGAATCCAAGATATCCTTGAAGCAGATGCTTCAAAGAAAAAGCCTGAAAACTATTCCTATATTTACAGAACAGTCTTGCAGGAATATTCagaattaacaaaattctttttcaactttaattcACACAAACTTAGTTATGATCTGAGCAGTATCAATGTTGATGTAAAAG ATAGCAAACTGAGAATCCACTCTATAGGAATCAAAATCAACTATGATGAAGCTACAGAAATTTTCCAGCttgcaaattttgatttaccagAAGAAG AAGCAATACACAATAGTAACAATTTAGTGGCTctctttgaaaaatgtattgcCAGAATTGAGCTGTTGCAGCCATTTTTTGACTTAATGGAAGACTTTGATAGGAATACTTCAATTCTGGATCCTGACAAACCACGCAAATGTGATGCTTACAGGAGAATTTGGCTGG GAGAGAATATCTCAGTTATAATCACAGTAGATCCATTCAACATGTTCCAGAGACCTGATATTAGATTCCTGGGTCCAGAAAAGTCAATCGAACCATATAacactaattttaataataattttgcaaacTGGGGTTTAacagaaaacattttccaggCAATTTTAGACCTTTTAg GAATTCAAGCGTTTCCtaaaagagaaattacaaaaagtacTACAAGTTTGCTAGTTGAACATGGTGAATGCAATATTTGTTTCTCTTTGAGGCTAGATGATAAATTGCCTGAcattatttgtgaaaatagCTGTTGCGCTCAATTTTATCACGGCAAATGCCTCTATGAG TGGTTAGTCTCACTGAACGCCAAGCGAACGTTCAATAATGTATCAGGAAATTGCCTAAACTGCGAAAAGATTATTAGTTGCCCCATATTGGATTAA
- the LOC136416476 gene encoding E3 ubiquitin-protein ligase FANCL-like isoform X2 produces the protein MERSLDWILKYPHMRVREKEHEHECFFIHGKMNTDVTISLLQTTNIEGEYQYILQNVPKASKTTIANIRNDLSSLKFKNTVEVLDRIQDILEADASKKKPENYSYIYRTVLQEYSELTKFFFNFNSHKLSYDLSSINVDVKDSKLRIHSIGIKINYDEATEIFQLANFDLPEEEAIHNSNNLVALFEKCIARIELLQPFFDLMEDFDRNTSILDPDKPRKCDAYRRIWLGENISVIITVDPFNMFQRPDIRFLGPEKSIEPYNTNFNNNFANWGLTENIFQAILDLLGIQAFPKREITKSTTSLLVEHGECNICFSLRLDDKLPDIICENSCCAQFYHGKCLYEWLVSLNAKRTFNNVSGNCLNCEKIISCPILD, from the exons ATGGAACGTTCCTTGGATTGGATACTAAAATATCCTCACATGAGAGTCAGAGAAAAGGAACACGAAcatgaatgtttttttatccACGGAAAAATG AACACTGACGTCACCATATCCCTTCTACAAACCACTAATATCGAAGGAGAATATCAGTATATCCTGCAAAACGTCCCCAAAGCATCCAAAACTACAATAGCAAACATTAGAAATGATCTCAGTAGcttgaaattcaaaaacacagtGGAAGTTTTAGATCGAATCCAAGATATCCTTGAAGCAGATGCTTCAAAGAAAAAGCCTGAAAACTATTCCTATATTTACAGAACAGTCTTGCAGGAATATTCagaattaacaaaattctttttcaactttaattcACACAAACTTAGTTATGATCTGAGCAGTATCAATGTTGATGTAAAAG ATAGCAAACTGAGAATCCACTCTATAGGAATCAAAATCAACTATGATGAAGCTACAGAAATTTTCCAGCttgcaaattttgatttaccagAAGAAG AAGCAATACACAATAGTAACAATTTAGTGGCTctctttgaaaaatgtattgcCAGAATTGAGCTGTTGCAGCCATTTTTTGACTTAATGGAAGACTTTGATAGGAATACTTCAATTCTGGATCCTGACAAACCACGCAAATGTGATGCTTACAGGAGAATTTGGCTGG GAGAGAATATCTCAGTTATAATCACAGTAGATCCATTCAACATGTTCCAGAGACCTGATATTAGATTCCTGGGTCCAGAAAAGTCAATCGAACCATATAacactaattttaataataattttgcaaacTGGGGTTTAacagaaaacattttccaggCAATTTTAGACCTTTTAg GAATTCAAGCGTTTCCtaaaagagaaattacaaaaagtacTACAAGTTTGCTAGTTGAACATGGTGAATGCAATATTTGTTTCTCTTTGAGGCTAGATGATAAATTGCCTGAcattatttgtgaaaatagCTGTTGCGCTCAATTTTATCACGGCAAATGCCTCTATGAG TGGTTAGTCTCACTGAACGCCAAGCGAACGTTCAATAATGTATCAGGAAATTGCCTAAACTGCGAAAAGATTATTAGTTGCCCCATATTGGATTAA